One region of Eubacterium sp. 1001713B170207_170306_E7 genomic DNA includes:
- a CDS encoding major tail protein, whose product MPNTPKEQKVNYGLKNAYFATITEAEDGAFTYGTPIRLPGSVELTLEPRGDMIEFYADDMLYFSAPNNQGYDGTFTVANIPTAFATECLGEVIDETDQVVTEVQGAKPKGFALLFEFDNDIKATRHVLYNCKASRPTVSSSTSTDSVEPGTSELSFVASARPSDRNVKTKTTQGTPADIYDAWYEKVYEKAVTPPSGS is encoded by the coding sequence ATGCCAAACACACCCAAAGAACAGAAAGTCAACTATGGGCTTAAAAACGCCTATTTTGCCACCATCACCGAAGCCGAGGACGGCGCCTTCACCTATGGTACCCCGATCCGGCTTCCTGGATCCGTTGAGCTGACCCTGGAGCCCCGAGGCGATATGATTGAATTTTACGCAGATGACATGCTGTATTTCAGCGCGCCGAATAACCAGGGGTATGATGGCACCTTTACAGTAGCCAATATTCCCACCGCTTTTGCGACTGAGTGCCTGGGTGAAGTGATCGACGAAACCGACCAGGTGGTTACCGAAGTCCAGGGTGCCAAGCCGAAAGGCTTTGCCCTGCTGTTTGAGTTCGATAATGACATCAAAGCGACCCGGCACGTGCTCTATAACTGCAAAGCCAGCCGGCCAACCGTTTCTTCCAGCACCAGCACCGATTCCGTCGAACCTGGCACCAGCGAGCTGAGCTTTGTGGCCAGCGCCCGCCCGTCTGACCGGAATGTGAAGACCAAAACCACCCAGGGAACGCCGGCCGATATTTACGATGCCTGGTACGAAAAAGTTTATGAAAAGGCGGTTACGCCGCCGTCAGGATCCTAG
- a CDS encoding HK97 gp10 family phage protein, producing the protein MTKVRAEDFASALVKALKDYTSEIEEDLEDLKEDNATQAVKELKASSPKKTGDYNKGWTKTKEGAGWYVHNRTNYQLTHLLEKGHARRDGGRVPPKVHIAPIEEKYVRTFEDGIIKRFQK; encoded by the coding sequence ATGACAAAAGTACGCGCTGAAGACTTTGCATCGGCGCTTGTTAAGGCCTTAAAGGACTATACCTCTGAAATTGAAGAGGACTTAGAGGACCTGAAAGAAGATAACGCCACCCAAGCGGTTAAGGAACTCAAAGCATCCAGCCCTAAGAAAACCGGTGATTACAACAAGGGATGGACCAAAACAAAGGAGGGAGCTGGATGGTACGTGCACAACCGGACGAACTATCAACTTACCCACCTGCTTGAGAAAGGCCACGCCAGACGAGACGGAGGTCGCGTGCCGCCAAAGGTGCATATCGCGCCCATTGAAGAAAAATACGTCCGAACTTTTGAAGACGGCATTATTAAGAGGTTTCAAAAATGA
- a CDS encoding phage major capsid protein: MTNLDALKQDKIAILQNLQKAAADNDQEGFVQAFNDLAGNIEQSVLADAKELIGETDRAVLAQRGIRMLTSDERNYYQKVAVAMHDKDPRQAIANLDVVMPETIVNAVFEELQANHPLLSKIDFVAATALTKWLTNTNGLQMAIWGELTDEITKELSSGFKETDMTQNKLSAYLPISLAMLDLGPEFLDRYIRMVMMEAFAFGLENGIINGTGKNQPIGMIKQVGETVTVKGGVYPDKELVKLTRMDNVQLGALTAILATNEKGMDRMVSGLIMIVNPGDYYAKVLPATQFLTNAGVYANTLPYAIEIIPSPLMKKGKAIYGMAPRYFMGLGLSEQGKLEYSDEVRFLQDQRVYKIKGYGNGFPKDNNSFLYLDISELQPAVYKVENITPAAVADNAELSDLKIGALTLTPDFSTETTTYTATTSNATNVISAVPAKASAEIVIKVGEDEIANNTAATWSEGSNTVTITVKDGEATKTYTVTVTKNA, encoded by the coding sequence ATGACAAATTTAGATGCATTGAAACAAGATAAAATTGCGATTTTACAGAACTTACAAAAGGCAGCAGCTGATAATGATCAGGAAGGCTTTGTTCAGGCGTTTAATGATCTGGCAGGGAATATTGAGCAATCGGTGCTGGCAGACGCGAAAGAGCTGATTGGCGAAACAGACCGCGCGGTATTGGCACAGCGTGGCATCCGGATGCTGACCAGCGATGAAAGAAATTACTATCAGAAGGTGGCCGTGGCGATGCATGATAAGGATCCGCGCCAGGCGATCGCCAATCTGGATGTTGTGATGCCTGAGACCATTGTGAACGCCGTCTTTGAAGAGCTCCAGGCCAATCATCCTTTACTTTCTAAGATTGATTTTGTAGCGGCAACCGCACTGACCAAGTGGCTGACCAATACGAATGGCCTGCAGATGGCGATCTGGGGCGAGCTGACCGATGAGATCACAAAAGAACTCTCAAGCGGTTTCAAAGAAACCGATATGACCCAGAATAAGCTTTCGGCCTATCTGCCGATTTCTTTGGCCATGCTGGATTTAGGCCCTGAATTTTTAGATCGGTATATCCGTATGGTTATGATGGAGGCGTTTGCTTTTGGTTTAGAAAACGGCATTATCAACGGCACTGGCAAAAATCAACCGATCGGGATGATCAAGCAGGTTGGTGAAACGGTCACCGTCAAGGGTGGTGTATATCCGGATAAGGAACTCGTTAAACTAACCCGTATGGATAATGTTCAGCTGGGCGCACTAACCGCGATTTTAGCGACCAATGAAAAAGGTATGGATCGCATGGTAAGTGGCCTGATTATGATCGTAAATCCGGGTGATTATTATGCGAAAGTATTACCTGCGACCCAGTTTTTAACCAATGCAGGGGTCTATGCCAACACCTTACCTTATGCGATTGAAATTATTCCGAGCCCACTCATGAAAAAAGGAAAAGCGATTTACGGGATGGCACCGAGGTATTTCATGGGATTAGGGCTTTCTGAGCAGGGAAAACTGGAGTATTCCGACGAAGTCCGCTTCCTGCAGGATCAGCGTGTTTACAAAATCAAAGGATATGGGAATGGATTTCCAAAGGACAACAATTCTTTCTTATATCTGGATATTTCAGAGCTTCAGCCAGCGGTTTATAAAGTCGAAAACATCACACCAGCGGCTGTGGCAGATAACGCAGAATTATCGGATTTAAAAATTGGGGCTCTGACCCTGACACCTGATTTTTCAACGGAAACGACCACCTATACAGCGACCACCAGCAATGCGACAAATGTTATTTCAGCGGTACCGGCCAAAGCGTCTGCAGAAATCGTCATTAAAGTTGGGGAAGATGAAATTGCCAACAATACAGCAGCGACTTGGAGCGAGGGATCGAATACAGTAACCATCACCGTAAAAGATGGTGAAGCGACAAAAACCTATACGGTTACCGTAACGAAAAACGCCTAA
- a CDS encoding head maturation protease, ClpP-related: MPKTKQMWKLEQSAKDRDVLELYIYGDVEGDDRDWWTGQVIESETSANYFRETLAAYPNAKAIHIYINSYGGSVFEGTAIYNQLKRHPAEKVVYVDGFACSVASVIAMAGDRVIMPKNAMMMIHNAWSYVCGNAAELRKAADDLDTINRGNRQAYLQKVGDRLTEEQLVAMLDEEKWLTAEECIEYGFADTYADQDADITKMEEMLQKVNLQLEQRLMIQQSMAKQLRSLTEPKHEKQEPEQKESTLLQLFSHLVEEE, from the coding sequence ATGCCGAAAACAAAACAGATGTGGAAGCTTGAGCAGTCTGCAAAAGACAGGGATGTGCTTGAACTTTATATCTATGGCGATGTCGAGGGCGATGACCGTGACTGGTGGACCGGACAGGTGATTGAATCGGAAACGTCCGCCAACTATTTCAGAGAAACACTGGCCGCGTACCCAAACGCGAAAGCCATCCATATTTACATTAACAGCTATGGCGGAAGTGTTTTTGAAGGCACCGCAATTTACAACCAGTTAAAGAGACATCCGGCAGAGAAAGTGGTTTACGTGGACGGGTTTGCCTGTTCCGTTGCATCTGTCATTGCGATGGCCGGGGATCGGGTGATCATGCCTAAAAACGCCATGATGATGATTCACAATGCGTGGTCCTATGTCTGCGGAAATGCCGCAGAGCTTCGCAAAGCAGCCGATGATCTTGATACCATTAATCGCGGCAACCGGCAGGCCTATTTACAGAAAGTTGGAGATCGGCTGACAGAGGAGCAGCTGGTCGCCATGCTCGATGAAGAGAAATGGCTGACCGCTGAAGAGTGTATTGAATACGGCTTTGCCGATACATACGCGGATCAGGATGCCGATATCACAAAAATGGAAGAGATGCTGCAGAAAGTAAACCTGCAGCTTGAGCAGCGGTTGATGATTCAGCAGTCGATGGCCAAACAGCTTCGCAGCCTGACAGAACCCAAGCATGAAAAACAGGAACCGGAACAAAAGGAGTCCACACTCCTGCAGTTATTTTCACATTTAGTTGAGGAGGAATAA
- a CDS encoding phage portal protein, giving the protein MGYGFGSRRTMGKAKELAINQTTQNNVVHHINFFEDEAFVRMGGELYVRDLAFYSGVNRVANAVSKCEFKTFAAGQEMKGDEWYRWNIEPNKNQSASAFVQKWITKLYEDNAALVIETQDKQLLVADSYLMTEYALYDNVFSQVQVKDFTFLRTFKASEVLYFELNSKDMRRLSNGIFELLKSMISHAKASYETAGGVKGIMVIDALASGAPDFQDNFENIVLPQFKNFAKSSNGMLPLFKGYTYDDLTGKAGNKDDYKAMIEMIDIVVNMTARALGIPPALARGDVQDTGKAVDELLTFCIDPLVVMLQEEINRKVYRKGVIAGNRLEIDTKAVKHIDLLDAGGSIDKLISSGAESINDIRKLTGQPIIPEPWADQHFITKNYSTIQDILKALGGEENAENKTDVEA; this is encoded by the coding sequence ATGGGTTATGGATTTGGAAGCCGGCGGACAATGGGCAAAGCGAAAGAGCTTGCCATCAACCAGACAACACAAAACAATGTTGTCCACCATATTAATTTTTTTGAGGATGAAGCCTTTGTGCGCATGGGCGGAGAGTTATATGTCCGGGATTTGGCCTTTTACAGCGGTGTCAACCGTGTGGCCAACGCGGTCAGCAAATGTGAGTTTAAGACCTTTGCGGCTGGCCAGGAAATGAAAGGGGATGAATGGTACCGATGGAACATTGAGCCGAATAAAAATCAAAGCGCCAGTGCTTTTGTACAGAAATGGATCACAAAGCTATATGAGGACAATGCAGCCCTGGTCATTGAAACTCAGGATAAACAGCTTTTAGTCGCAGATAGTTATTTAATGACCGAGTATGCACTTTATGACAATGTTTTTTCGCAGGTCCAGGTAAAAGATTTTACGTTTTTGAGGACCTTTAAAGCATCAGAGGTGCTGTACTTTGAACTGAACTCTAAAGATATGCGGCGTTTATCGAATGGTATTTTTGAACTGTTAAAGAGTATGATCAGCCATGCAAAGGCTTCCTATGAAACCGCAGGCGGTGTTAAAGGGATTATGGTGATTGACGCTTTGGCAAGTGGCGCCCCAGACTTCCAGGATAATTTTGAAAACATTGTTTTGCCCCAGTTTAAAAATTTTGCGAAAAGCAGCAATGGTATGCTTCCGTTGTTTAAAGGCTACACCTATGACGATCTGACTGGTAAAGCGGGCAATAAAGATGACTATAAAGCCATGATCGAAATGATTGACATTGTTGTCAATATGACAGCCAGGGCTTTGGGAATCCCGCCGGCACTGGCCAGAGGAGATGTTCAGGATACAGGGAAAGCCGTTGATGAGCTTTTAACCTTTTGCATTGATCCGCTGGTGGTGATGCTTCAGGAGGAAATCAACCGGAAAGTATACCGAAAGGGTGTTATCGCCGGAAACCGCCTTGAAATTGATACAAAAGCCGTCAAACATATTGATCTTCTGGATGCCGGCGGCAGCATTGACAAACTGATCAGCTCCGGCGCAGAGAGCATTAATGATATTCGCAAGCTGACCGGGCAGCCGATTATACCGGAACCCTGGGCCGATCAGCATTTTATTACGAAGAATTACAGTACCATTCAGGATATTTTAAAGGCATTAGGAGGTGAAGAGAATGCCGAAAACAAAACAGATGTGGAAGCTTGA
- a CDS encoding terminase TerL endonuclease subunit translates to MRYSPYIDPYINRILKNEVEHCKEQEQMIQNIVIPVLDRDDVIINNERIEEGLSLQKYFPYKLIEWEIFLFALIVGVLTTDGDIFFSDIRIIIGRGSGKNGFISFLCFYFLSPYHGITGYNVDLLANSENQAKTSFNDVYEIIDDPVEPEYRKALKANYYHTKEIIKGIETKSVLRFNTSSKRGKDSKRTGCVIYDEKHEYLDDTNIGTLKSGLGKVPHAREITITTDGHVRGGVLDREKEQNKKILSEYNLDNRTLVFWCRIEAESEWNQIDKLVKAIPSLNDFKSLRTTILKEIREMPYTPDYYQTFMAKRCNYPVGNQEVEVATWEDIQAATKDYDFSFTGRECVGGVDYSMTNDFTGVCLLFKQGEGYVVLHHTFVCRQSRDLRGIVAPLAEWEGKGDLTFIDDVEIPAETVASWFAEQIRRYNLRLKKIGIDKFRYGYLNKAFKAIGYDAFEIKNIRIVRPSDIMQAAPLINSAFINQKIAWGKTPIMAWMTNNVKKVIDGGNVRYDKQDPHYRKTDTFMAFVNCMVLEEELGGQQADLGMLQKMKAYTF, encoded by the coding sequence TTGCGCTATAGCCCGTATATCGACCCTTATATCAATAGAATACTGAAAAATGAAGTAGAGCATTGTAAAGAACAGGAACAGATGATTCAAAATATTGTGATCCCTGTCCTGGATCGTGACGATGTCATCATTAACAACGAAAGAATTGAGGAGGGTTTATCGCTCCAAAAGTATTTCCCATACAAGCTGATTGAATGGGAAATTTTTCTTTTTGCGTTAATTGTTGGCGTCTTAACGACCGATGGCGATATTTTTTTCAGTGATATACGGATTATTATTGGCCGTGGATCCGGTAAAAATGGGTTCATTTCCTTTCTTTGTTTTTATTTTTTATCACCTTACCATGGAATCACAGGATATAACGTGGATCTGCTTGCCAATAGCGAGAACCAGGCAAAAACGAGCTTTAACGATGTCTATGAAATTATTGATGATCCGGTTGAGCCGGAATACCGCAAAGCATTAAAAGCAAATTACTACCATACAAAAGAAATCATCAAAGGCATTGAGACAAAGTCGGTGCTGCGCTTCAATACCTCATCCAAACGCGGGAAGGATTCAAAACGCACCGGCTGTGTTATTTATGATGAAAAGCACGAATATCTGGATGATACCAATATCGGAACCTTAAAGTCTGGTTTGGGAAAGGTGCCACACGCCCGAGAGATTACGATCACCACCGATGGGCATGTGCGTGGCGGTGTACTGGACCGGGAAAAGGAACAGAACAAAAAAATCCTGTCCGAGTACAATCTGGACAATCGTACCCTGGTCTTTTGGTGCCGCATTGAAGCGGAAAGTGAATGGAATCAAATTGACAAACTGGTCAAGGCAATTCCAAGTCTCAACGATTTTAAATCCCTGCGAACGACCATTTTAAAAGAAATACGGGAAATGCCCTACACGCCAGACTATTATCAGACGTTTATGGCCAAACGGTGCAACTACCCCGTGGGGAATCAGGAAGTAGAGGTGGCAACCTGGGAAGATATTCAGGCGGCCACGAAAGATTATGATTTTTCCTTCACTGGCCGGGAATGTGTTGGCGGCGTGGACTATTCCATGACCAATGACTTCACGGGCGTCTGTCTCTTGTTCAAACAGGGGGAAGGTTATGTGGTGCTGCATCACACTTTTGTCTGCCGACAGAGCAGAGATCTTCGGGGGATTGTGGCACCATTGGCAGAATGGGAAGGAAAAGGCGATCTGACCTTTATCGACGATGTTGAGATCCCGGCAGAAACTGTGGCGAGCTGGTTCGCGGAACAGATCCGGCGTTACAATTTAAGACTGAAAAAAATCGGGATTGATAAATTCCGGTACGGCTATCTGAATAAAGCTTTTAAAGCCATCGGGTACGATGCTTTTGAAATCAAGAATATCCGTATTGTCAGGCCGTCGGATATTATGCAGGCGGCACCGCTCATCAATTCTGCTTTCATCAACCAGAAGATTGCCTGGGGAAAGACACCAATCATGGCCTGGATGACCAATAACGTTAAAAAGGTCATTGATGGTGGGAATGTCCGGTACGACAAACAGGACCCGCATTACAGAAAGACCGACACATTTATGGCGTTTGTGAACTGTATGGTTCTGGAGGAAGAGCTGGGAGGCCAACAGGCTGATCTGGGAATGCTGCAAAAGATGAAAGCTTATACATTTTAG
- a CDS encoding HNH endonuclease, producing MTKHQIDFVRDCIANRDMHAFYTWTPWEKVRLDALKLDKFECQHCKAKGKYTKATTVHHVNHVKQHPELALSLWYEDCEGKRRRNLVSLCHDCHEKEHNYRKKKKPVTAERW from the coding sequence ATGACCAAACATCAGATTGACTTTGTAAGAGACTGCATCGCCAACAGAGATATGCATGCCTTTTACACCTGGACACCGTGGGAGAAGGTACGCCTGGACGCGTTGAAGCTGGACAAGTTCGAGTGCCAGCACTGCAAAGCCAAAGGCAAATATACCAAGGCAACCACCGTGCATCATGTGAACCACGTCAAGCAGCATCCAGAGCTGGCCTTGTCACTTTGGTATGAAGACTGCGAAGGAAAGCGGCGGCGTAACCTTGTGAGCCTGTGCCATGATTGCCACGAAAAAGAGCATAATTATCGAAAGAAAAAGAAGCCGGTAACCGCAGAACGATGGTAA
- a CDS encoding DNA adenine methylase produces the protein MISIPFSGSKRNRYKEVKQIIQDNGYKKVYEAFGGSAVLSVNLFREGLVERAVINDYDRLFDLYPAYLDIKDTLIQKCLEAGFIKSNKRLNATQRAYLQEMIEGIDEKYWRLLANNFVFSGKQTGSLKLLDFTYFHNDITTDKQREYLQTVQQMERVSMDYKAFLKQYFKDFDDTTMIILDPPYMNSTQKAYDNRYFFGLSATLQMLQMVKEMQVDFIFFNMIERDVIEVLKIFGFQDFEVSTRRITQTSTSSREDCLAYVKNHF, from the coding sequence ATGATCAGTATTCCATTTTCAGGCAGCAAGCGGAACCGGTACAAAGAAGTCAAACAGATCATACAGGATAACGGATATAAAAAAGTCTATGAAGCCTTTGGGGGCAGTGCCGTCCTCAGCGTCAACCTATTCAGAGAGGGCCTTGTCGAGCGTGCGGTCATAAACGATTATGACCGGCTGTTTGATTTATATCCGGCCTATCTGGACATTAAGGACACCTTGATTCAGAAGTGCCTTGAAGCAGGTTTTATAAAGAGTAATAAGCGTCTTAATGCTACCCAGCGGGCATACCTTCAAGAAATGATCGAAGGTATCGACGAAAAGTATTGGCGGCTATTGGCGAATAATTTCGTTTTTTCAGGAAAACAGACCGGGAGCCTGAAGCTTTTGGACTTCACCTATTTTCACAATGATATTACCACGGATAAGCAGCGGGAATACTTACAAACGGTACAGCAGATGGAACGCGTATCCATGGACTACAAAGCATTTTTAAAGCAGTATTTTAAAGACTTCGATGACACCACGATGATCATACTGGATCCACCCTACATGAACAGCACACAGAAAGCCTATGATAACCGGTATTTCTTTGGCTTAAGTGCAACCTTGCAGATGCTGCAAATGGTTAAGGAAATGCAGGTGGATTTTATCTTTTTCAATATGATCGAGCGTGATGTGATCGAAGTCCTTAAGATATTTGGATTCCAGGACTTTGAAGTCAGCACAAGGCGAATTACCCAGACGTCCACCTCCAGCCGGGAGGATTGTCTGGCGTATGTCAAAAATCATTTTTAA
- a CDS encoding helix-turn-helix transcriptional regulator yields the protein MNLKAIRLSQGLSVPKLVERSGVSRRTIQEIEKRGDCLVSNAIKLADALEVTLDELCRTKDEKAGE from the coding sequence ATGAACCTGAAAGCCATACGGTTAAGCCAAGGTCTTTCCGTCCCCAAACTCGTTGAGCGTTCCGGTGTTTCCCGCCGGACCATCCAGGAAATCGAAAAGCGTGGCGATTGTCTCGTATCCAATGCCATTAAACTGGCCGACGCCCTGGAAGTGACTCTCGATGAACTTTGTAGGACAAAAGACGAAAAAGCCGGGGAATAA
- a CDS encoding helix-turn-helix domain-containing protein, which translates to MAKDIDVKELVKLAAAEGARVALATVEKEKQKARRGRKDRRLRNTKLLLKNYRLLKEHCEGAVYTDEQVEDESIIDFMVMMEDPGYSDKVFVESIGKSAARTQLIMQHIEKMMDIYKVISEQSDRKEDQRNYWIIWHFYVSDERLTIEEIAERFNVDRSTIYRAINSGTEILSALFFGIDGINKK; encoded by the coding sequence ATGGCTAAGGATATTGACGTTAAGGAGCTGGTGAAGCTGGCAGCAGCAGAAGGGGCAAGAGTGGCCCTGGCAACCGTGGAAAAAGAGAAGCAAAAGGCCAGAAGAGGCCGAAAAGACAGAAGGTTAAGAAATACCAAGCTGCTATTAAAAAACTACCGCTTGCTGAAGGAGCATTGTGAGGGCGCTGTATATACCGATGAGCAGGTAGAGGATGAAAGCATCATTGATTTTATGGTAATGATGGAAGATCCAGGATATAGCGATAAAGTCTTTGTTGAGAGTATTGGAAAAAGTGCTGCGCGGACCCAGCTGATCATGCAGCATATTGAAAAGATGATGGATATTTACAAAGTCATTTCTGAACAGAGTGACCGAAAAGAAGATCAAAGAAATTACTGGATTATCTGGCATTTCTACGTCAGTGATGAACGGCTGACAATCGAGGAAATTGCAGAACGATTTAATGTGGATCGTTCAACCATATATCGGGCAATCAACTCCGGTACAGAGATTTTATCAGCCCTTTTTTTCGGAATTGACGGGATTAACAAGAAGTGA
- a CDS encoding Holliday junction resolvase RecU, whose product MSGAIGKDPRRQLQGYTSKKKGQAFEAIIAAACRAYRVERTAYIDKTPEPMRVIGRGQKGQFTAIFEKKAQPDFKGTLSGGRAVCFEAKSKEGDRANQTAVTQEQKEALNDHADLGAVTFVLLCMNRMDYYRVPWRIWRNMKKRYGRMYMTLEELEPFRIRFDNTLKFLEGIHEAGL is encoded by the coding sequence ATGAGTGGGGCAATCGGAAAAGACCCGCGTCGGCAGCTCCAGGGCTACACCAGTAAGAAAAAAGGCCAGGCATTTGAAGCCATCATCGCGGCCGCCTGCCGGGCATACCGCGTAGAACGCACTGCCTATATCGATAAAACACCCGAACCCATGCGCGTCATCGGTCGAGGGCAGAAAGGCCAGTTTACCGCGATCTTTGAGAAAAAAGCGCAGCCCGACTTTAAAGGCACCCTGTCCGGCGGCCGGGCGGTCTGTTTTGAAGCCAAAAGCAAGGAAGGGGATCGGGCCAACCAGACAGCCGTTACCCAGGAACAGAAAGAAGCCCTGAACGACCATGCCGATCTAGGCGCGGTAACCTTTGTGCTGCTGTGCATGAACCGCATGGATTACTACCGGGTGCCCTGGCGAATATGGCGGAACATGAAAAAGCGCTATGGCCGGATGTATATGACCTTAGAGGAGCTGGAGCCCTTCCGGATCCGCTTTGACAATACCCTGAAATTTCTGGAGGGCATCCATGAAGCCGGACTTTGA
- a CDS encoding phage antirepressor KilAC domain-containing protein — MNHLTMTINDEQIQVKEYQGTRVVTLADIDRVHKRPPGTARKRFNFHREHFTEGLDYFVLNTDEARKHFNTMAPNGLILVTEYGYLMLVKSFTDALAWEVQRSLVNHYFRAKEQRQELPTGENLLAMAVLEAQKLLEAKDQTIQHQEAQIKELAPKADYTDTILASKDLVNMTQIAKDYGMGAKTMNLLLKDLGIQTYNGNQWVLTYKYQNKGYAASATASYYHQDGTIGSRMHTKWTQKGRRFLYEVLKQRGILPIIEQENLYKRAE; from the coding sequence ATGAATCACCTTACCATGACCATCAACGATGAACAGATCCAGGTCAAGGAATACCAGGGCACCCGTGTGGTCACCCTGGCCGATATTGACCGGGTCCATAAGCGGCCGCCGGGAACCGCCAGAAAGCGGTTCAATTTTCACCGCGAACACTTCACAGAGGGCCTGGACTACTTCGTCCTAAATACGGACGAAGCCAGAAAACACTTTAATACCATGGCACCGAATGGACTGATCCTGGTAACAGAATACGGATATCTGATGTTAGTTAAAAGTTTCACCGATGCTTTGGCCTGGGAAGTTCAGCGCAGCCTGGTCAATCATTATTTCAGAGCAAAAGAACAGCGGCAGGAGCTGCCGACCGGAGAAAACCTTCTGGCCATGGCCGTACTGGAAGCCCAGAAGCTGCTGGAAGCCAAAGACCAGACCATACAGCACCAGGAAGCACAGATAAAAGAGCTGGCCCCAAAGGCCGATTATACGGATACCATCCTGGCCAGCAAAGACCTGGTCAACATGACACAGATCGCGAAGGACTACGGCATGGGCGCCAAGACCATGAACCTGCTGTTAAAAGACCTGGGGATCCAGACCTACAACGGCAACCAATGGGTCCTGACCTACAAATATCAGAATAAAGGATACGCGGCCAGCGCCACCGCCAGTTATTACCACCAGGACGGAACCATCGGCAGCCGGATGCATACCAAGTGGACCCAGAAAGGCCGCCGGTTTCTGTATGAGGTTTTAAAGCAGCGGGGAATCCTGCCCATCATCGAGCAGGAGAACCTTTATAAAAGGGCAGAGTAA